The segment TAGCGAAACGAAAGACCTCTCCTGGTTCCGCGATCACTTCCTCGGCGAACAGTTCGTGCTGATCAGCTGGGAAGGGTGCTCCGCCGACGATCAACGTTTACAACTGCTGGCCGAAAAACTGGTCCCCACCGCGCCGACCGACGGCGATAAAAAGTTCGGCGCCCAAGTCGCCGGGCATGACCAGAACTTCGCCGGCGATCGCTACGGACTCTACCTCACCGGCAACCTCTACGAAAACTGGGGCGGCGAGGAAGAAAAGTGGTTTAAGGGAACCGGCGAAAAATGGTACTACCTCCTTCCCGATGGCGAACTGCGCAGTTGGAACGGCGGCAGCACCATGCTCGGCGCGATGTATCGCAGCGGCGAACGTCTGCTGACCGGCGGCAATAAACTCTCCGGCGAATACGCCGCCACCGTCGACAAGAAGTATTACAAGCGTCCCGCGACGCTCCAGGCGCATCTCTTCAAGTCGGTCGTCACCGGTCCGCAGGTTCTGGCGCAACTCGCCGAGCCCGGCGGCTCGCTTCTTCGCGATGAAGAGAACGCCAATGGTGAAGATCTGGCCGAAGCGAATCGGATCGCCCACGAACGACTGCAAGGCGTGCTGTTTGGCCCGGACGGCGAACAAACTTGTTTGATCGCCACCTTGAGCGACGCCGGCAAGGTCGACTTGCGACGGACGCTCGGTCGCGGCTTCATGGGACGTCCGCTTGGTCGTCTGCGCGAGCTCGCCATCGAAGCGGGCATTTCGCAGGACGAACTCCATCTCGGCGGTCCGCCGGTCGACAACGTCGCGATCGACGAAGAAGGGGAAATCACGCTGGCTCGTTTGGTTCTCTTCGCGGTCGCGGTCGGCGTCTTCCTGTCATACCTCTGCTTGCGCAGCATCAAGCTGACGATCATGGTCTTCTTCGTCGGCGGGGTGAGTGCGATCACCAGCATGTCGCTCGTCTACTGGCTCGGCAGCGCACCGGATGCGGTGCTCATGTCGATGCCGGCGGTGGTTTACGTCCTCGGTCTGGCGGGTGCGATCCACATCATCAACTACTACAAAGACGCGGTCGAAGAAGAGGGCCTGGATGGGGCGCCTGAAATGGCGGTCGCCCACGGCTGGCGTCCCTGCTTGATCGCCGCACTGACGACCGCGCTTGGTCTTGGATCGCTGGCGACCAGCAACATCGCCCCGATCAAGAAGTTCGGCATCTTCTCCGCCCTCGGCGTGATGGCGACGTTGGCGCTGTTGTTCACCTATCTGCCCGCCGCGCTGCAGCAATGGCCGCCCAAGCTGAAAAAGTCAAAAGAGGGCGCCCTGCAAGCCAAGTCGCCGCTGACCGTCTGGATGGAAAACTTCAGCCTTCGCGTCGCCGATTTTATCGTCGCACGCAGCACGCTGGTCGCCGGGCTCTGCTTCCTGTCGTTCATCATCTTCGGCTATGGGCTGACCCAGATCAAAACGTCGGTCCAGCTCTTGAAGATGTTCGACGGCGGCTCCGAAATCATCCAGGACTACGCCTGGCTGGAACAGCACATCGGCAAACTGGTGCCGATGGAACTGGTCGTTCGCGTCGAACCGCAGCTACAGGGAACCAGCGGCAACGAACCGCCGGCCGATGCGGAACAAGTCGCGGAAGAAAAATTCAAATACACGTTCCTCGAACGGATGGAGATGGCCCAGCGCGTGCAGAACGCGGTGGAAGATGTGCTGGGGCCGCAAGGGCGCGACCTGGTCGGCAACGGCATGAGCGTCGCCACCTTCGCTCCCGAACTGCCGGAATCGGGCGGCACGACGCGCGACTTCGCCATCCGGGGCGCTTACAACCGCCGCTTGGAAGAGCATCGCGAAGAGTTCCTCAAGACCGACTATCTCCGCCAGGAAGCGGACGGCGCCGAGCTGTGGCGCGTCAGTCTCCGCTTGGGGGCGCTGCAAGATATCGAATACGGCCGCTTCGTTACGGATCTGCGCGAGATCGCCGAGCCGGTGATGGCCGCCTATCGCAAGCGGGACGAAATCTTGCGGACGATCGACAAGGCGAACGACGGCAAAGGTTTCGTCACCGAACGCGTGACCATCCTGGGCCCCAACTTCATGGCCTATGACGAACAAAAAGCAAAGCGCGATGCGGGCGAACCTGTCGCGTACACGCTCGATCCGCAACAGATCTACGCGATGACCCTGCGCGATTTGCTGATTAACGCCCGCTTGAGCGTCAACTACTTCGACCCGATCGGCAACGCCGAGCATCCGGATGGAAACTCGCAGGCGCGACTCGACTTGCTAATGAAGCGGGACCAGTACTTCGTCGTCGTCGCCGATTCGCCGAAGTATGACCTGGACGCGATCAAAGCGGCCGGCAAGACGCTGATCTACGCGACCGAATATCAATACGATCCCACCGCGCCGCAATACGCGGTGACCGATCCGGATCTCCCTCAGCTCACGATCGTCTACACCGGCGTCGTACCGGTCGTTTACAAGGCGGCCCGTACGCTGTTGTCGAGCTTGGTCGAAAGCACGCTTTGGGCCTTCGGCCTGATCGCGCTGGTGATGGCCTGGGTGCTGAAGAGCGTCCGCGCTGGCATCGTTTCGATGTTGCCGAACGTCTTCCCGGTGGTGCTGATCTTCGGCTTCATGGGGATGGCCGGCATCGAAGTCGACATCGGTACGATGATGACCGCCAGCGTCGCGATGGGGATCGCGGTCGACGATACGATCCACTTCCTCACCTGGTTCCGCTGGGGCCTCGATAAAGGCTTAAACCGCGGCGACGCGATTCGCGAAGCGTACCGCCGCTGCGCCGTCGCGATGATGCAAACCACGATCATCGGCGGTTTGGGGCTCGCGGTCTTCGCCGTCAGTTCGTTTACGCCGACGCAGCGTTTCGGCTACTTGATGGTTTCGCTCCTTGCAGCGGCGCTCTTGGGCGACTTGGTATTCCTACCGGCGCTCTTGGCAGGCCCGCTCGGCTCGATGTTCCGTCCGGATAGGAAAGCCCACCTCAGCGGCGGTCCCAGCGATGGCGAAACGCCCAGCGAACCGGAATCGGACGACGATCTCGACGCGCCGGCCGTGATTCCGGTCGCAATCCATCGCGGCGAAAATGGCCACAACGAAAACGGCCACAGCGATCCGAGCAAACGAACCGACTCGCACTACCGCAGCGGCAAAAGCGGCTAACAGAGCTCACACTAACCCGAGGCGCAAGCCGAGGGAAAGCGTGACGGAGCGTCGAACAAGAGACGATTCCAGTTCTGGCCACAATCGAACGGTCGGCTTTCAGTGATCATGGAACCGCATTCCCTCGGCTTGCGCCTCGGGTTAGTGTGATTACCCTCACGCCGCGCAACTAACGCACGCGGCGGTTGC is part of the Blastopirellula sediminis genome and harbors:
- a CDS encoding efflux RND transporter permease subunit, which codes for MQDRRPTFFQRYSLLILMAVFFLIPFALRGARLSLERMKNDVKDWLPDDFSETKDLSWFRDHFLGEQFVLISWEGCSADDQRLQLLAEKLVPTAPTDGDKKFGAQVAGHDQNFAGDRYGLYLTGNLYENWGGEEEKWFKGTGEKWYYLLPDGELRSWNGGSTMLGAMYRSGERLLTGGNKLSGEYAATVDKKYYKRPATLQAHLFKSVVTGPQVLAQLAEPGGSLLRDEENANGEDLAEANRIAHERLQGVLFGPDGEQTCLIATLSDAGKVDLRRTLGRGFMGRPLGRLRELAIEAGISQDELHLGGPPVDNVAIDEEGEITLARLVLFAVAVGVFLSYLCLRSIKLTIMVFFVGGVSAITSMSLVYWLGSAPDAVLMSMPAVVYVLGLAGAIHIINYYKDAVEEEGLDGAPEMAVAHGWRPCLIAALTTALGLGSLATSNIAPIKKFGIFSALGVMATLALLFTYLPAALQQWPPKLKKSKEGALQAKSPLTVWMENFSLRVADFIVARSTLVAGLCFLSFIIFGYGLTQIKTSVQLLKMFDGGSEIIQDYAWLEQHIGKLVPMELVVRVEPQLQGTSGNEPPADAEQVAEEKFKYTFLERMEMAQRVQNAVEDVLGPQGRDLVGNGMSVATFAPELPESGGTTRDFAIRGAYNRRLEEHREEFLKTDYLRQEADGAELWRVSLRLGALQDIEYGRFVTDLREIAEPVMAAYRKRDEILRTIDKANDGKGFVTERVTILGPNFMAYDEQKAKRDAGEPVAYTLDPQQIYAMTLRDLLINARLSVNYFDPIGNAEHPDGNSQARLDLLMKRDQYFVVVADSPKYDLDAIKAAGKTLIYATEYQYDPTAPQYAVTDPDLPQLTIVYTGVVPVVYKAARTLLSSLVESTLWAFGLIALVMAWVLKSVRAGIVSMLPNVFPVVLIFGFMGMAGIEVDIGTMMTASVAMGIAVDDTIHFLTWFRWGLDKGLNRGDAIREAYRRCAVAMMQTTIIGGLGLAVFAVSSFTPTQRFGYLMVSLLAAALLGDLVFLPALLAGPLGSMFRPDRKAHLSGGPSDGETPSEPESDDDLDAPAVIPVAIHRGENGHNENGHSDPSKRTDSHYRSGKSG